A region of Moorena producens PAL-8-15-08-1 DNA encodes the following proteins:
- the psaJ gene encoding photosystem I reaction center subunit IX, which yields MQDLVKYLSLAPVLLAVWMTITAGILIEFNRFFPDLLFHPL from the coding sequence ATGCAGGATTTAGTTAAGTATTTGTCCCTAGCACCAGTGTTATTGGCTGTTTGGATGACCATTACAGCTGGAATTTTGATTGAATTTAACCGCTTTTTCCCGGATCTACTTTTCCATCCGTTGTAA
- a CDS encoding Photosystem I reaction center subunit III: MRRLLALIFAVSVWFCAISPASASLDHLTPCSESAAFQARKAEFVNTTADPNSGANRFERYSQALCGDEGYPRLIVDGRFSHMGDFLIPSLLFLYITGWIGWAGRSYLQAIQKGKNPEQKEIIIEVPLAFSKMLLAASWPLLAFKEITTGEMFAKDDEIPVSPR; the protein is encoded by the coding sequence ATGCGACGATTGTTAGCTTTAATTTTTGCCGTCTCTGTTTGGTTTTGCGCCATCAGCCCAGCCTCTGCTTCTTTGGATCATCTCACCCCTTGTAGTGAGTCTGCTGCATTTCAAGCCCGGAAGGCTGAGTTCGTAAACACTACAGCTGACCCCAATTCCGGTGCGAACCGATTTGAGCGGTATTCTCAAGCACTTTGTGGTGATGAGGGATATCCCCGCTTGATTGTGGATGGTCGTTTCTCCCATATGGGTGACTTCCTGATTCCTAGCTTACTCTTCCTCTATATCACTGGCTGGATTGGCTGGGCAGGTCGCAGCTATCTACAAGCGATTCAAAAGGGTAAGAACCCAGAACAAAAAGAAATCATCATTGAAGTCCCCTTGGCATTTAGTAAGATGCTATTGGCTGCCTCATGGCCTTTGTTAGCATTCAAAGAAATCACCACTGGTGAAATGTTTGCTAAAGATGATGAGATTCCTGTCTCACCACGCTAG
- the tsaD gene encoding tRNA (adenosine(37)-N6)-threonylcarbamoyltransferase complex transferase subunit TsaD, which translates to MACVLAIETSCDETAVAIVKNRKCCSNIVTSQIPMHRQYGGVVPEVASRSHLETINHAIAQALEAAQLDWAAIDGIAATCAPGLVGSLLVGVTAAKTLAMVHHKPFLGVHHLEGHIYATYLSEPELQPPFLSLLVSGGHTSLIYVKTCGSYEILGATRDDAAGEAFDKVARLLKLGYPGGPAIDKLAREGNPKAFPLPEGKISLPTGGYHPYDSSFSGLKTAVLRLVQKFEQEHSEIPVTDIAASFQETVVRSLTKRTIACALDYGLDTIVVGGGVAANSGLRQQLQAAATEHNLRVIFPPLKFCTDNAAMIGCAATDHLNQGHTSLLTLGVRSRMPITKVMELYSEVEG; encoded by the coding sequence ATGGCTTGTGTTTTAGCAATAGAAACCAGTTGTGATGAAACAGCTGTGGCGATTGTTAAAAATCGTAAATGTTGTAGCAATATCGTTACTTCCCAAATTCCTATGCATCGGCAGTATGGCGGTGTGGTGCCAGAGGTAGCATCCCGTAGCCATCTAGAAACCATCAATCATGCGATCGCGCAAGCCCTAGAAGCAGCTCAACTGGACTGGGCAGCAATTGACGGCATTGCTGCTACCTGCGCTCCCGGCTTAGTGGGCTCTCTACTAGTGGGGGTCACAGCTGCCAAAACCCTGGCCATGGTTCACCACAAGCCGTTTCTGGGTGTCCATCATCTAGAAGGTCATATTTACGCCACCTATCTCAGTGAGCCAGAACTACAACCACCATTTTTGAGTCTCTTGGTGTCTGGCGGTCACACTAGCTTAATTTATGTCAAAACCTGTGGTAGCTATGAGATACTGGGGGCAACCCGTGACGATGCTGCCGGTGAAGCCTTCGATAAGGTAGCACGATTATTAAAGTTAGGCTATCCCGGAGGACCAGCTATAGATAAGTTAGCACGAGAGGGCAACCCCAAAGCCTTTCCCTTGCCAGAAGGTAAGATTTCCCTTCCTACTGGTGGTTATCATCCCTATGACTCCAGTTTTAGCGGTTTGAAGACAGCGGTGCTAAGGCTGGTGCAAAAATTCGAGCAGGAACACTCAGAAATTCCAGTGACCGACATTGCTGCCAGCTTTCAGGAAACCGTAGTGCGATCGCTTACCAAGCGTACCATTGCTTGTGCTCTCGACTATGGTCTGGACACGATTGTGGTTGGGGGTGGGGTGGCTGCCAATAGTGGATTGAGACAACAGTTGCAAGCTGCAGCAACTGAGCATAATTTGCGAGTTATTTTCCCTCCCCTGAAGTTTTGTACCGATAATGCCGCAATGATTGGCTGTGCCGCAACTGACCATTTAAATCAAGGACATACTTCCCTTTTGACTTTGGGAGTGCGATCGCGAATGCCTATCACTAAGGTGATGGAACTTTATTCAGAGGTTGAAGGTTGA
- the lipA gene encoding lipoyl synthase → MVVKPEWLRVKAPQWQRVGNIKETLRDLALNTVCEEASCPNIGECFNAGTATFLIMGPACTRACPYCDIDFEKKPKALDSTEPTRLAEAVQRMGLNHVVITSVNRDDLPDGGASQFVQCIEAIRLVSPDTTIEVLIPDLCGNWDALETILQAKPEVLNHNTETVPRLYRKVRPQGDYQRSLELLMRTRNLAPSVYSKSGLMAGLGETDAEVRQVMADLRQVDCDILTIGQYLQPTQKHLKIAEFITPKQFDTWKEYGESLGFLQVVSSPLTRSSYHAEQVRELMQRYPR, encoded by the coding sequence GTGGTAGTTAAACCAGAATGGTTGCGAGTCAAAGCGCCCCAATGGCAGCGTGTCGGCAATATTAAAGAAACCTTAAGAGATTTAGCACTCAATACTGTCTGTGAAGAAGCCTCTTGTCCCAATATCGGAGAGTGCTTTAATGCTGGTACCGCCACCTTTTTAATTATGGGACCAGCCTGCACCCGTGCTTGTCCCTACTGCGATATTGACTTTGAGAAAAAACCCAAAGCCCTTGACTCCACTGAACCCACACGCCTAGCAGAAGCCGTGCAGCGCATGGGTTTAAATCATGTAGTTATTACCTCTGTCAACCGGGATGATTTACCTGATGGTGGTGCTTCCCAGTTTGTACAGTGCATTGAAGCCATTCGCCTGGTCTCACCTGATACCACTATTGAGGTTTTAATCCCAGACTTGTGCGGGAACTGGGATGCCCTCGAAACGATTCTTCAAGCTAAACCCGAAGTCCTCAATCACAATACAGAAACAGTACCCCGACTCTATCGGAAAGTAAGGCCTCAAGGGGATTATCAGCGTTCCCTCGAATTACTGATGCGGACGCGAAACTTGGCTCCATCAGTTTACAGCAAATCTGGTCTAATGGCAGGTTTAGGAGAAACTGATGCTGAAGTCCGGCAAGTCATGGCAGATCTAAGGCAAGTAGACTGCGACATCTTAACTATTGGTCAGTATCTTCAACCCACTCAAAAACACCTAAAAATTGCTGAATTCATAACCCCTAAACAATTTGATACTTGGAAAGAGTATGGTGAATCCCTCGGTTTCCTGCAAGTTGTTTCTTCTCCCCTCACCCGCAGTTCCTATCATGCCGAGCAAGTTCGAGAATTAATGCAGCGGTATCCCCGATGA
- a CDS encoding NAD(P)H-dependent glycerol-3-phosphate dehydrogenase, whose amino-acid sequence MTKITIIGAGVWGTALNSLASKNGDQVCLWSRRSQTKLADAIKSSTIILSAVSMSGVNSVAQQLKCLSVSSDVILVTATKGLDLQTTRTPSQIWQAEFPNNPVAVLSGPNLSKEIKQELPAATVVASTDVKATQRLQQVFSSPNFRVYTNRDPLGVELGGTLKNVMAIASGTCDGLQLGTNAKAALLTRGLTEMIRIGTDWGAKVETFYGLSGLGDLLATCSSRLSRNYQVGYQLAQGQKLADILANLEGTAEGVNTTKVVMERAKLKRISVPITYQVHRLLQGEITPQAAVEALMLRDTKPE is encoded by the coding sequence ATGACCAAAATCACTATAATCGGAGCTGGTGTTTGGGGTACAGCCCTCAATAGCCTAGCCTCTAAAAACGGTGATCAGGTTTGTTTGTGGTCCCGTCGGAGTCAGACAAAATTAGCAGATGCTATAAAATCTAGCACTATTATCTTGTCTGCTGTTTCCATGTCGGGGGTAAATTCTGTAGCGCAACAGCTAAAGTGTTTATCAGTATCTTCTGACGTGATCTTGGTCACAGCGACTAAGGGGTTAGATTTGCAAACTACCCGTACTCCCTCTCAAATCTGGCAAGCTGAATTTCCCAACAATCCTGTAGCGGTGCTATCGGGTCCCAATCTTTCCAAAGAAATTAAACAAGAACTCCCAGCCGCTACAGTAGTAGCTAGCACAGATGTAAAAGCAACTCAGAGACTACAACAGGTGTTTTCTTCGCCAAATTTCCGGGTTTACACCAATCGAGACCCCCTCGGTGTAGAACTAGGGGGTACCCTCAAAAATGTAATGGCGATCGCATCTGGAACCTGTGATGGTTTACAACTAGGCACAAATGCCAAAGCAGCTTTGCTAACCCGTGGACTTACAGAAATGATTCGTATTGGTACAGATTGGGGTGCTAAGGTAGAAACATTTTACGGTTTGTCGGGACTAGGAGATTTACTGGCAACCTGTAGTAGTCGCCTCAGTCGCAATTATCAAGTTGGTTATCAGCTCGCTCAGGGTCAGAAACTTGCAGATATTCTGGCCAACTTGGAGGGAACAGCAGAAGGGGTCAACACTACAAAGGTTGTGATGGAACGAGCTAAGCTCAAAAGAATTTCAGTACCCATTACTTATCAAGTCCATCGATTGCTCCAAGGGGAGATTACCCCCCAAGCTGCTGTTGAAGCTCTAATGTTACGAGATACTAAGCCAGAATAA
- the sigC gene encoding RNA polymerase sigma factor SigC, translating into MPATPFYADTELDHETSAYSFELNGPRDDGEGSVDDLVDVEIEGVDAASLTKNSTRRTTDLVRLYLQEIGRVRLLRRDEEVSEAQKVQRYMKLLRLRNKSAISEDKVMERFVHLIETHDRLASQLGHRPSLERWATAAGIDVSQLKPSMSAGKLRWAELAELTSKELEQVQAEGLQAKEHMIKANLRLVVSVAKKYQNRGLELLDLIQEGTLGLERAVEKFDPTKGYRFSTYAYWWIRQGITRAIATQSRTIRLPVHITEKLNKIKKAQRKISQERGRTATIDDIAVELEMTAAQVREVLLRVPRSVSLEIKVGKERDTELGDLLETEETSPEEVLMREALQRDLQQLLADLTNRERDVIRMRFGLGDNQPYSLAEIGRALDLSRERVRQIEAKALQKLRQPKRRNRVRDYLEALS; encoded by the coding sequence ATGCCAGCCACTCCTTTCTATGCCGACACAGAATTAGATCACGAGACTTCTGCCTATAGCTTTGAGCTTAATGGCCCAAGGGACGATGGGGAAGGATCAGTGGATGACTTAGTTGATGTGGAGATTGAGGGTGTAGACGCGGCTAGCTTAACCAAAAATAGCACCCGTCGCACCACCGACCTAGTTCGGTTATATCTCCAGGAAATTGGTCGGGTTCGTCTACTGAGGCGAGATGAGGAAGTCTCGGAAGCTCAAAAAGTTCAGCGCTACATGAAACTACTACGGCTGCGCAATAAATCGGCTATATCCGAAGATAAAGTCATGGAGCGCTTTGTCCACCTGATTGAAACCCATGATCGTCTAGCGTCCCAGTTAGGTCACCGTCCTTCCTTAGAACGGTGGGCAACCGCTGCAGGAATTGACGTTTCTCAACTGAAGCCGAGTATGTCAGCTGGTAAACTGCGTTGGGCAGAGTTAGCCGAACTAACATCCAAAGAGCTAGAGCAGGTACAAGCTGAAGGGCTCCAAGCTAAGGAACACATGATCAAAGCTAACCTACGTCTGGTAGTGTCAGTAGCGAAGAAGTATCAAAACCGTGGCTTGGAACTCCTAGACTTAATTCAGGAAGGAACTCTGGGATTAGAGCGAGCGGTTGAGAAATTTGACCCGACCAAAGGCTACCGATTTAGCACCTATGCTTACTGGTGGATCCGTCAAGGAATCACCAGAGCGATCGCTACCCAAAGCCGTACCATTCGCCTGCCAGTTCACATTACTGAGAAGCTCAATAAAATCAAAAAAGCCCAACGGAAGATTTCCCAGGAACGTGGGCGCACAGCAACCATTGACGATATTGCTGTGGAATTAGAAATGACTGCGGCTCAGGTACGAGAAGTATTACTACGAGTACCCCGCTCTGTTTCTTTGGAAATTAAAGTTGGTAAGGAACGAGACACCGAACTGGGAGATTTACTCGAAACTGAGGAAACCTCTCCAGAAGAAGTGTTGATGCGAGAAGCCTTACAACGGGATTTACAGCAACTCCTAGCCGATCTAACCAACCGTGAACGGGATGTGATTCGGATGCGGTTTGGCTTGGGAGATAATCAGCCTTACTCTCTCGCTGAGATTGGTCGCGCTTTGGATTTATCTCGGGAGCGGGTACGCCAAATTGAAGCTAAGGCGTTACAAAAGTTGCGGCAACCCAAGCGCCGTAACCGAGTTCGGGATTATCTGGAAGCTTTGAGCTAA
- a CDS encoding peptidoglycan-binding domain-containing protein, whose amino-acid sequence MIMETLAYLHLALSEEELAYTPAVLTESNQTLFQWLKEYKLVTHHRIYLLLLVAILSIVGMAEEALAQRVLREGRRGADVTQVQRRLRELGYFNRQPTGYFGSITKNAVIRFQRKKGLPADGEVGPRTRALLFPSQTRVAPSGRNVNQFGLRRGSGGSAVTKLQQQLADLGYFNANPTGYFGLATEKAVIRFQRYYGLRADGVVGSQTRTALSNPLFTQPESFGVLPGKMPVPLADNSRQEPIAFGTPIRSSELRRGDRGPEVRRLQEALRSRGFKPGAIDGSYGGQTEDAVFKFQIRNNNLLPTGIADLQTLQALGLIDLISEPEKNRYVVVIPIQNDNVLREVLRQTTLTRENISDNGRGGYFNAGAFSSRSEAESRSYELRSQGFDARVAYF is encoded by the coding sequence ATGATCATGGAGACCCTTGCCTATCTTCATCTTGCCTTAAGCGAAGAAGAACTAGCTTATACTCCTGCAGTTTTGACGGAGTCGAATCAAACATTGTTTCAGTGGCTCAAGGAGTATAAGCTAGTTACTCACCATCGGATTTATTTACTGTTGCTAGTTGCCATACTTAGCATTGTGGGGATGGCAGAAGAAGCCCTAGCCCAAAGGGTGCTGCGGGAAGGTCGTAGGGGAGCTGATGTAACACAGGTTCAGCGTCGTTTGCGAGAACTCGGGTATTTCAATCGGCAACCAACTGGCTATTTTGGTTCAATTACTAAAAATGCTGTGATTCGGTTCCAACGAAAAAAGGGGCTTCCTGCTGATGGGGAAGTCGGACCACGAACCAGAGCACTACTCTTTCCATCACAAACCAGAGTAGCACCATCCGGTAGGAATGTTAATCAATTTGGACTCAGACGAGGGTCTGGTGGATCAGCTGTTACTAAACTTCAGCAACAGTTGGCAGATCTGGGGTATTTCAATGCCAACCCAACCGGCTACTTTGGTCTGGCCACAGAAAAAGCAGTGATTCGATTTCAAAGATACTATGGTCTCAGGGCCGATGGGGTTGTGGGATCACAAACTAGAACAGCACTATCTAATCCATTATTTACTCAACCAGAATCGTTTGGAGTCCTGCCTGGGAAGATGCCTGTTCCTCTTGCTGACAATAGCCGTCAAGAACCCATAGCATTTGGTACTCCTATCCGTAGCAGTGAACTACGACGAGGCGATCGCGGTCCAGAGGTTAGACGGCTTCAGGAAGCGTTGAGGTCTCGAGGGTTTAAACCCGGTGCTATTGATGGGAGCTATGGCGGACAAACTGAGGATGCAGTGTTTAAATTTCAGATACGTAATAATAATCTACTTCCAACCGGTATAGCTGATTTACAAACCCTGCAAGCATTGGGACTTATTGATCTAATTTCTGAACCTGAGAAGAATCGCTATGTGGTGGTGATCCCCATTCAAAATGATAATGTGCTGCGTGAAGTGCTACGTCAGACGACTCTGACTCGTGAGAATATATCTGATAACGGTCGAGGCGGTTATTTTAATGCTGGAGCTTTTTCTAGCCGTAGTGAAGCGGAAAGTCGTTCCTATGAATTGCGATCGCAAGGATTTGATGCCCGGGTAGCCTATTTTTAA
- a CDS encoding SH3 domain-containing protein: MITIRHWSMFLPLLALVLSSLGGVGARATVIPNTNSSNSISSAKPTQAQTQGKFQLAQGLMDQCRAAAESMFIYKQRSISNPMIALEPDEQVILAENKVSKDGWIAINSPIPGFVEAKYLKLCPPGIGGVRPTQTQSLCRQAAESMFIYKQRSTSNPIRTLAPNEQVILAENNPSKNGWIAINSPIPGFVRAKDLKSCQGIERLSSTQTPSYLCRQVVYDGSGGIAVRSRPNINSSRRGLVSNGVKVTLINRPSQEQFFQDFQGREWARITDPVNGWMSNGFPAKGEQNLLVCSN, encoded by the coding sequence ATGATCACTATTCGTCACTGGAGTATGTTTCTCCCCCTCTTAGCTTTAGTCTTGAGCAGTTTAGGGGGAGTAGGGGCTAGAGCTACCGTAATTCCCAACACCAATTCCTCCAACAGCATCTCCTCGGCCAAACCAACCCAAGCCCAGACTCAAGGGAAATTTCAACTGGCTCAGGGATTGATGGATCAATGTCGCGCTGCTGCTGAATCAATGTTTATCTACAAACAGCGATCAATCTCTAACCCAATGATTGCCTTAGAACCTGATGAACAAGTTATTCTGGCCGAAAACAAGGTTAGCAAAGATGGTTGGATCGCGATCAACTCCCCCATTCCTGGATTTGTCGAAGCCAAATATCTGAAGCTGTGTCCGCCGGGGATAGGAGGAGTACGCCCTACTCAAACACAATCTCTCTGCCGCCAAGCTGCGGAGTCAATGTTTATCTACAAACAGCGATCAACCTCTAACCCAATCAGAACCTTAGCTCCTAATGAACAAGTTATTCTGGCCGAAAACAACCCTAGTAAAAATGGTTGGATCGCGATCAACTCCCCCATTCCTGGATTTGTCCGAGCTAAAGATCTCAAGTCCTGTCAGGGGATAGAAAGATTATCCTCTACTCAAACACCATCATATCTCTGCCGCCAAGTTGTATATGATGGTTCTGGAGGTATAGCTGTCCGTAGCAGACCGAATATTAACTCTTCCCGACGGGGTCTTGTTTCCAATGGCGTGAAAGTAACACTGATCAACCGTCCCTCTCAAGAGCAATTTTTCCAGGACTTCCAAGGGCGCGAGTGGGCAAGAATAACTGATCCTGTTAATGGATGGATGTCTAACGGGTTTCCTGCTAAGGGTGAGCAGAATCTTTTGGTTTGTTCCAATTAG
- a CDS encoding SH3 domain-containing protein → MNLSKIAQFIIGFILGIAILAGAAVGTVYYFFTKLAAEPEKPVFAEERPNTSPSPKAQPTSSSGQSKPATTPKPIPSPSPLPKLEPGAYRASVTWPQGLILRDSPSLNAQRIGGIGYNQTLIILGYSDDKRWQRVRLPGSDQKGWVKAGNVKKIN, encoded by the coding sequence ATGAATCTGTCCAAGATAGCTCAGTTTATCATTGGTTTTATTCTTGGCATTGCCATCTTAGCAGGTGCTGCTGTTGGTACAGTTTATTACTTCTTTACTAAACTAGCAGCTGAGCCTGAAAAACCCGTCTTTGCTGAGGAGCGACCCAACACCTCACCATCACCAAAAGCTCAACCCACCAGTTCATCTGGGCAGTCTAAACCAGCAACAACTCCCAAACCCATTCCTAGTCCTAGTCCTTTACCAAAACTGGAACCGGGTGCTTATCGAGCCAGTGTTACCTGGCCACAGGGGTTGATTCTTCGGGACTCCCCTAGCCTGAACGCTCAACGCATAGGTGGTATTGGCTACAATCAGACCCTGATCATCCTCGGATACAGTGATGATAAGCGATGGCAGAGAGTACGCTTGCCTGGTAGTGACCAAAAAGGTTGGGTTAAAGCAGGTAATGTTAAAAAAATCAACTAA
- a CDS encoding AAA family ATPase has product MNFNDEFELLLRARYPLLYIPTLEEERVETAIKQSAKRLGNRGVYIWDFVDGYQGNPNDIGFGRRNPLQALEFLDRIGESAAAIFVLRDFHRFLEDVSVARKLRNLARTLKSQPKNIVIVTPQVSVPSDLTEVLTVLEFPLPTASEIKAEVKRLLGATGQNLTEKIIDELVRSALGLSLERIRRVLARGIASNNAIQPSDVELILEEKRQSIRQTQILEFYPTQEKISDIGGLDNLKDWLLRRGGAFTEQARQYGLPHPRGLLLVGIQGTGKSLTAKAIANHWHLPLLRLDVGRLFGGLVGESESRTRQMIQLAEALAPCILWIDEIDKAFSGLSSKGDAGTTSRVFGTFISWLAEKKSPVFVVATANNIQALPPEMLRKGRFDEIFFVGLPNQEERRAIFDLHLSRLRPHNLKSYALDRLAYETPDFSGAEIEQTLIEAMHIGFSQNRDFTTDDILEAASQIIPLARTAQEQIQFLQDWAAAGKARMASRNTPLNDRIQRQLQ; this is encoded by the coding sequence ATGAATTTCAATGACGAGTTTGAGCTTCTGCTACGTGCTCGCTACCCTTTGTTATATATTCCCACTCTAGAAGAAGAGCGAGTAGAAACAGCGATCAAGCAATCCGCTAAACGTTTGGGTAATCGTGGTGTCTATATCTGGGATTTTGTGGATGGTTACCAGGGAAATCCTAATGATATCGGCTTTGGACGCCGCAATCCCTTACAAGCCTTAGAATTTTTAGATAGAATTGGAGAAAGTGCTGCTGCAATCTTTGTATTAAGAGATTTTCACCGATTCTTAGAAGATGTATCAGTTGCTCGTAAACTCAGAAATCTGGCACGTACCCTCAAATCCCAGCCTAAGAATATAGTTATCGTTACCCCCCAAGTGTCGGTTCCCTCGGATTTAACCGAAGTGCTGACAGTGCTGGAATTCCCCTTACCAACGGCATCGGAAATTAAAGCTGAGGTGAAACGTTTGTTGGGGGCAACGGGTCAAAATCTGACTGAAAAAATCATTGATGAGCTGGTGCGCTCGGCTCTTGGTCTTTCCTTAGAAAGAATTCGTCGAGTATTAGCTCGTGGGATTGCCTCTAATAATGCAATCCAACCTTCAGATGTAGAACTGATTTTAGAAGAAAAGCGCCAATCTATTAGGCAAACCCAGATCCTAGAGTTCTACCCAACCCAAGAAAAAATTTCCGACATCGGTGGCTTAGACAACCTCAAAGACTGGCTACTGCGACGGGGTGGAGCATTTACAGAACAGGCGCGACAATACGGGTTACCTCATCCTCGTGGTTTACTCTTAGTGGGGATTCAAGGAACTGGGAAATCGTTAACTGCAAAAGCGATCGCAAACCACTGGCATCTACCCCTGCTACGTTTAGATGTCGGTCGTCTATTTGGTGGCTTAGTAGGGGAATCAGAATCCCGTACTCGGCAGATGATTCAGCTAGCCGAAGCTCTCGCGCCCTGCATCCTCTGGATTGATGAAATTGACAAAGCCTTCTCTGGTCTATCCTCTAAAGGGGATGCAGGCACAACCAGTCGTGTCTTTGGTACCTTTATTAGCTGGTTAGCTGAGAAGAAATCCCCAGTATTTGTGGTCGCTACTGCCAACAATATCCAAGCCTTACCCCCAGAAATGCTTCGCAAGGGTCGATTTGACGAAATCTTTTTTGTTGGTTTGCCTAACCAGGAAGAACGTCGTGCTATTTTCGATCTACACCTATCCCGGCTGCGACCTCATAATCTCAAGAGTTATGCTTTAGACCGATTAGCCTACGAAACCCCTGATTTTTCCGGAGCAGAAATTGAGCAGACCCTGATCGAAGCCATGCACATCGGCTTTAGCCAAAACCGAGACTTTACCACAGATGATATTCTCGAAGCCGCTAGCCAAATTATCCCCTTAGCACGGACAGCCCAAGAGCAAATCCAATTCTTACAGGATTGGGCAGCTGCCGGAAAAGCTCGTATGGCTTCTCGCAATACCCCCTTAAATGATCGCATTCAGCGCCAACTCCAGTAA
- a CDS encoding YceD family protein gives MEAIYIPELLKLPEQIEVTPVNQFLVDLQTLTPVRGQVQVAHQGNYLEVCAQAETIITLTCHRCLKQYNHRLSIDTSELVWLASSADQLSDESLEQEITWDDLQETLPAQGYFYPDTWLYEQLCLAIPPRQLCDQECIGIQINDNSEAQLRDQLRDQRWGALESLKRKLPG, from the coding sequence ATGGAGGCTATCTATATTCCTGAGTTGCTCAAATTACCAGAGCAAATAGAAGTAACTCCGGTCAATCAATTCTTGGTGGATTTACAGACACTGACCCCAGTTCGAGGTCAAGTGCAAGTGGCTCATCAAGGAAATTACCTGGAGGTCTGTGCTCAAGCAGAAACGATCATTACCTTGACTTGTCACCGCTGCTTAAAACAGTACAACCACCGCCTAAGCATCGATACATCCGAATTAGTTTGGTTAGCTTCCTCAGCTGACCAACTGTCGGATGAATCCCTAGAGCAGGAGATAACTTGGGATGATTTACAAGAAACCCTTCCAGCTCAGGGGTATTTTTATCCAGACACTTGGTTATACGAACAACTATGTCTGGCAATTCCGCCACGGCAGCTGTGTGACCAAGAATGTATAGGTATCCAGATTAACGATAACAGTGAAGCACAGTTACGGGATCAACTACGGGATCAACGTTGGGGGGCTCTAGAATCCCTGAAGAGAAAACTTCCTGGATAG
- a CDS encoding protein jag, which translates to MVNQHQERGKEWLEELLRLSRLPASIEVADGDAPLGERPSYWLTIDNSQLTSKDTQTLIGREGEVIDSIQYLANSLLNLGHEEEEQAVYVIDIDSYRARRQVELQAIAEHAAMKVRQTGKEFELKSLSAAERRQVHTLFKAFEDLETLSRGQEPDRRLVVRRRY; encoded by the coding sequence ATGGTAAATCAACATCAGGAGCGTGGTAAAGAGTGGTTAGAAGAACTCCTGCGATTATCTCGATTGCCCGCCAGTATAGAGGTAGCTGATGGTGACGCTCCCCTAGGAGAGCGACCCAGCTACTGGTTGACAATCGATAATAGTCAACTGACCTCGAAAGACACTCAAACTTTAATTGGTCGGGAAGGGGAAGTTATCGATTCTATCCAGTACTTAGCCAATTCCCTCCTTAACTTGGGTCATGAAGAGGAGGAACAAGCCGTTTACGTCATCGATATCGATAGCTATCGAGCCAGACGGCAAGTGGAACTTCAAGCGATCGCTGAACACGCTGCTATGAAAGTCCGTCAGACTGGGAAAGAATTTGAATTGAAATCCCTATCGGCAGCAGAGCGGCGTCAAGTCCATACCCTATTCAAGGCTTTTGAGGATTTAGAAACTCTTAGTCGAGGGCAAGAGCCAGACCGACGACTGGTGGTGCGTCGCAGGTATTGA